The Calliphora vicina chromosome 3, idCalVici1.1, whole genome shotgun sequence genome contains a region encoding:
- the LOC135953854 gene encoding cuticle protein 8-like: protein MKYFIAIALLVAAAQAIPIELGHYGHGPLLHAAPVLAHGPVHLAHAQPEPVAYPKYSFNYGIKDPHTGDIKSQAEERDGDVVKGQYSLVEPDGSVRTVDYTADDHNGFNAVVHKTAPKVIAAPVHAPIYAHGPAPLLHHY from the exons ATGAAg TACTTCATTGCTATCGCTTTACTTGTTGCTGCCGCCCAAGCCATTCCAATTGAGTTGGGTCACTACGGCCATGGACCATTGTTGCATGCTGCCCCTGTCTTAGCCCATGGTCCCGTACACTTAGCACATGCTCAACCAGAACCTGTG GCCTATCCCAAATACTCCTTCAACTATGGCATTAAAGATCCCCATACCGGTGACATTAAATCACAAGCTGAGGAACGTGATGGTGATGTAGTCAAGGGTCAATACTCGTTGGTTGAACCTGATGGTTCCGTACGTACCGTCGACTACACCGCCGATGACCACAATGGTTTCAATGCCGTTGTACACAAGACCGCACCCAAGGTCATTGCTGCACCTGTACATGCTCCTATCTATGCTCATGGCCCAGCACCATTGTTGCATCATTATTAA